The Salvelinus alpinus chromosome 22, SLU_Salpinus.1, whole genome shotgun sequence DNA window aacaggtcagggacaaagttgtggagaagtactgaTCAGGGtttggttataaaaaaaatatccaaaactttgaacatcccacggagcaccattaaatccattataaaaaaatggaaagaatatggcaccacaacaaacctgccaagagagagccgcccaccaaaactcacagaccaggcaaggagggaattaatcagagaggcaacaaagagaccaaagataaccctgaaggagctgcaaagctccacagtggagattggagtatctgtccgtaGGACCACTttcagccgtacactccacagagctgggctttacggaagagtggcaaaAAAagtcattgcttaaagaaaaaataagccaacacgtttggtgttcaccaaaaggcaagtgggagactccccaaacatatggaagaaggtgctctggtcagatgagactaaaatgttgctttttgaccatcaaggaaaaCTCTATGTCTggtacaaacccaacacctctcatcaccccgagaacaccatccccacagtgaagcatgttggtggcagcatcatggtgtggggatgtttttcatcggcagggactgggaaattggtcagaattgaaggaatgatgaatggcgctaaatacagcaaaaattcttgagggaaacctgtttctgtcttccagagatttgagactgggacggaggttcaccttccagcaggacaatgaccctaagcatactgctaaagcaacactcgagtggtttaaggggaaacatttaaatgtcttggaatggatTAGTCAAaggccagacctcaatccaattgagaatctgtggtatgacttaaagattgctgtacaccagcagaacccatccaacttgaaggagctggagcagttttgccttaaagaatgggcaaaaatcccagtggctagatgtgccaagcttatagagacataccccaagagacttgcagctgtaattgctgcaaatgtgactctacaaagtattgactttggggggtgaacagttatgcacgctcaagttctgttttttttgtcttatttcttgtttgtctcacacaaaaaatattttgaatcttcaaagtggtagagaTGTTGTgtcaatcaaatgatacaacacccccgaaaaaaatattttaattccaggttgtaaggcaacaaaataggaaaaatgccaaagggggtgaAGCCACTGTATCACTGTCACCAATCATTTCCCTTTTCTTATCTGATTACTGGACTTCTACATTCTGCCAAATGGCCTTTTCAAACATGAAGGGCACTTTTCGGCATTTGCTGTATGATCGATGAGAATCTCCATATTGCAAATatacggtcccttactagacgtccgcgAATGTTTGTAAAACATCTTCCGGGAAGTCATCGAACGAAGTCTCTCGAAcattcggtttccgttttataaaattTAAAAATTCTGGTCATTTTTCCGCTGTCCCGGTAAATTCCACCAGATGGCGAATGGAATCTTATTGCAAATGTACCAAACATCACCAATCACGACATGGccatttctcctaaacggaaaatactTTGAAGACGAAACTTTGTGAGCATAGGTTTGGCATAATGAGCAGTTAGCCTCGAACAAGATGGTGTCGAAGCCTCAATGTCTTTTGAGTgaaggccatttttctgggattaaaggtcaaaaatgaAAATAgagtgctaatttgaccgcttcacatCAAAGTACATGAACCtatggtgtcaggaaaaaatAGCCAGACATTTATCtgtcgtaatttaagagaaatagtaCAATGTACAATTGGTGATGgtcaaagaaatgtgtgttttttccccaaaaagttacagatccagttgcggCGTGTTCAGACGAGTCTGTTAAGGTGGGTTTTGGAGCTCTACGAGATTTCTGTGATTTTCTGTGATTTTCTGAAATCATTGATTGGAAAAAGTGAGTGTGGTTTCAGtttgtatcagtttggtgtcagaaTTATATCTAATTGACTGATGGACGGTGACTTGCTGGCtgacttttgtacatttgcaattgGTTAAACAGTGATAGACCATCACCAAATTGACATTctgaaatcaacaccaacgaGCGAGCATGTCAAATTTgtgatggtaaatgcccattgaaacatattgcaaatggacagtaTATTTGCAATAAGATTCAACAGTGAAATGACATCACCAACTGGACATGATGAAATCAACACATCGAGCGATGGAgtggaaccactatcactgcccggccatcctgagTTCATCGGGCCTGTCAATtttgcatttctgcagtatttttgagcatgtcaaattcgtgatggtaaatgcccattgaaacATATTACAAATGGAGAGCCGTGCACCTGGTGATTGGAATGGGTTACCAGgagcacattttttaaatgttttttaatgCCTTTAGGGGGAGCAATGGGTCTACGGCTGggtagggagcaccccccacccgtgCCCATCCCTGATCATTTTGGACGTTTTTCAAAAAATTATTAAAAACAACAGAGTCCCACTTCTCCCTCATCATACATGACAAATAGACTATCTAGGTTGATTCATGGCTTAATAAAGTGCTTTATATCATTTGGGCAGTATAAATACCATTTGGACATGGTTCACTGAGTTTTGGGTTTGGAAACCGACTTCCTATGATCGTACATGGCAAATGGACATAACATCCTGATTTGGTACTTTCAATACTTATGTATTGCATTTGGACATTTCTTATGGCATTTGGCAATGATTCACTGATTTCTGACTtggacttttgacttcctatgaaatcatattacaaatggacaaaacatatgccttatggacaagtaaaaaaaatatgacaATAAAATATAACAAAAGTATGTTCATACACTTCTTATACATGTATAATTGACAAAATAATCTAGaaaatttcgaaaaacggtccagaaatcacttttttaagggggtgataagtttttgaaaaaaatatatatttttcaaaattTGACTCTTGGGTCTTGACTTGATGTGCATTTGCAATTTGAAAATGTACTGTGCTCGTCATCTATTGCATTTTTGCTGTGTGACACTTGACATTTCCCATATGAACTTTGCCATGAGCTTTGAATGAAATGCCGTCCATTTGAGTGGTATTGGACATCATGTATATGTTTCGTACGGTGCCAATATGTTCCCATTCATTTTTGTCTATTTCAGGGGGGTCTTCCCTTACATACAAAGTACTGGACTTCTACATTCTGCCAAATGACCTGTTTGTTACTAAGTATTGGTCTTCTCCTACAGTCTGCCAAATGggctgatttgatttgatttgtttgattGTAGACTTTGCAAAGTAGTGCTCTGTTAATTAACTTAATGTTTTATGTCCTGGGCTATTTTTACTGCTTAGCTAAAGGTTAAGGCTACACCTACTTCTCTAACGGCGTTGAAGGAAGATGTCTTGGTATGAGTACCAAATGATAACCTATTCCCTCTGGGCCTTGgtcaaagcagtgcactataaagggaatagggtttcatttgggacGCTGACCTTTGTCTATGATCACAGGACGCCGTTGTCAGCCAAGTCAGGCAGCCATTAAGGTAACTGCCAAGGCAGGCAGCCATTAACGTAACTGGTCGTTTGTGATGTTAAGAGGGACcgtgtcccaagtggcacccttttccctatactGTAGAGTGCTGTTGTCCCATAGGGGAatggttgccatttgggatgcagttagGAGTGGGTTGTGGAAAAGAGCAGAGATCTGAAGCTCCTCTCCCTACATTCTCTACTCCAATCATCTCACTaaacctctcctttcctctcctctcctccactctcctctcttctcctctgcttcactctcctctccttccctccactttcctctcctccactctcctctcttcttctttcctcctctcccctctcctctccctacacCTTCCTCTCCTATCATCTAacgtctcctctcctttcctcctctcccttcctctccactctcctttcctcctctcctttccttctctcccctctcccttcctctccactctcctctcctccactctcctctcctctcccttcctctccactctcctcaaGATGTCGCTGACAGAGAGGGTcacctcgcttctagtccttaggaaactttgcagtatttcatttcttaatgtattatttcttacattgttagcccagaaaatcttaagtgttattacatacagccgggaagaactattgctTATCAGAGTGacgttaacctctctgggatatgtgggtcGGTAgcatcccacttggccaatagccagggaaaatgtagagcgcaaaattcaaaaagAAAGGGCCCCATTGCCCCCCTCCCTTGGGACCTGGTCTAAAgatgtgcactatatagtgaaggcccccagtgccccccccccccactatcggtaatagggtgccatttgggatgcaggcccaATCTGCCCAGAGGTTGGAAGAGTCAGAGGCTGGAAGAGCCAGAGGTTGGAAGAGCCAGAGGCTGGAAGAGCCAGAGGTTGGAAGAGCCAGAGGCTGGAAGAGCCAGATGCTGGAAGAGCCAGAGGTTGGAAGAGCCAGAGGCTGGAAGAGCCAGAGGCTGGAAGAGCCAGAGGCTGGAAGAGCCAGAGGTTGGAAGAGCCAGAGGCTGGAAGAGCCAGAGGTTGGAAGAGCCAGAGGCTGGAAGAGCCAGAGGCTGGAAGAGCCAGAGGTTGGAAGAGCCAGAGGCTGGAAGAGCCAGAGGCTGGAAGAGCCAGAGGTTGGAAGAGCCAGAGGCTGGAAGAGCCAGAGGTTGAAGGGCCAGAGGCTGGAAGAGCCAGAGGTTGGAAGAGCCAGAGGCTGGAGAGCCAGAGGTTGGAAGAGCCAGAGGTTGGAAGAGCCAGAGGCTGGAAGAGCCAGAGGCTGGAAGAGCCAGAGGCTGGAAGAGCCAGAGGCTGCTAGCGACCGAGACCACAGGGTTATCTAGACAGACACTACTATCCACCATCTGTTCAATTAACTCACAAACGGATgatattttcctttttttttttaagaatgaaTTCTTGACAAAGTCAGTTTGACAAATTGAAACAGAAGCCCTACTGATTACAAAAGAGTGAGGATAACCACGTAAAACGGACAAGTTAAATAAGAAATGTGAAATTGAAGGATTTAACTAATTTACAAAGAGTCAAGAGACCTAGTTCGAAATGAGAATCTGCATAGTGTGGATATCTTGCTGACAAGCGATAAGGGGAATGGGGTTTTTCTCCtcttcttccatcagattctaaGGAAATCAAATTTCCCCTTCCCTGATTATCTGACATGTGTTTCTCCTCTTCCATTCCCTCAGTCTTTGCTCAGTAAGCGCATCAGGGCTGTCTGATTAAAGAAACTTTTCTCCAGGAGACTAAGCCTGCTTCATGCCTTTGTTATCACACTGCTAGCACAGCCCTGGGCGCAGCCTGCCCAAATGATAATGTACACAACTAAGACAACGCTAGCCTGCCTGCAGTGCTGGTCTCAACACATCACAGCACCTAACTCAGCCATCCTTTTAAGTTTTtcgctttctccctctctgtcgctctctccctctctctctctctctctctctctctctctctctctctctctctctctctctctctctctctctctctctctctctctct harbors:
- the LOC139549681 gene encoding octapeptide-repeat protein T2-like, yielding MQAQSAQRLEESEAGRARGWKSQRLEEPEVGRARGWKSQMLEEPEVGRARGWKSQRLEEPEAGRARGWKSQRLEEPEVGRARGWKSQRLEEPEVGRARGWKSQRLEEPEVGRARGWKSQRLKGQRLEEPEVGRARGWRARGWKSQRLEEPEAGRARGWKSQRLEEPEAASDRDHRVI